One Aliidiomarina minuta genomic region harbors:
- the tadA gene encoding tRNA adenosine(34) deaminase TadA has product MPNHEDYMRQALDLAAKAESQGEVPVGAVLVHGDKVIGEGYNQVITRADPSAHAEMLAIREAAAVLGNYRLLDCTLYVTLEPCAMCAGLLVHSRITQLVYGAADPKAGACGSQLNLVQHAKLNHQVAITSGILQDECSHRLSAFFRQRRAARKALKQSATPQNQNP; this is encoded by the coding sequence ATGCCTAATCACGAAGACTACATGCGTCAGGCGCTGGATCTGGCCGCTAAGGCGGAATCTCAGGGCGAAGTGCCTGTGGGAGCCGTGCTGGTGCATGGCGATAAAGTCATCGGCGAAGGCTACAACCAGGTTATTACCCGGGCTGATCCTTCTGCCCATGCAGAAATGCTCGCGATACGTGAAGCCGCCGCTGTACTGGGCAATTATCGCTTATTAGACTGCACACTATATGTAACGCTGGAGCCCTGCGCTATGTGTGCCGGACTTCTGGTACATAGTCGTATTACGCAGCTAGTCTATGGTGCAGCAGACCCGAAAGCGGGTGCCTGTGGTAGCCAGCTGAACCTGGTTCAGCATGCTAAGCTCAATCACCAGGTCGCTATTACCAGCGGTATTTTGCAGGATGAATGCTCCCATCGGCTGTCGGCTTTTTTCCGCCAGCGTCGGGCCGCGCGTAAAGCGCTTAAGCAATCAGCTACTCCTCAGAATCAGAATCCTTAG